One window from the genome of Bacilli bacterium encodes:
- the rplS gene encoding 50S ribosomal protein L19, whose product MNTNLVNEISASQLRKDLPAFSSGDTVRVYVRIIENGKERQQAFEGVVMQRRGGGVHETFTVRKMSSGIGVERTFSLHSPTIGKIEVVRVGKVRRNKISYLRNLRGKAARIKEKK is encoded by the coding sequence ATGAACACTAATTTAGTTAATGAAATCAGTGCCAGCCAACTTCGTAAAGATCTTCCCGCTTTTTCTTCGGGTGATACTGTCCGAGTTTATGTGCGGATTATCGAAAATGGCAAAGAACGTCAACAGGCTTTTGAAGGCGTTGTTATGCAACGTCGTGGCGGTGGTGTCCATGAGACCTTTACCGTTCGCAAGATGTCCAGTGGCATCGGCGTGGAAAGAACCTTCTCCCTTCATTCTCCAACAATTGGCAAGATTGAAGTTGTGAGAGTGGGCAAGGTTCGTCGTAATAAGATTTCTTACTTACGCAATCTTCGTGGTAAAGCCGCTCGTATTAAAGAAAAAAAGTAA
- the lepB gene encoding signal peptidase I, with product MKETLVNSSEIEAKIKSPKRPTYRRVISAIFYSVLTIVIIFSSLSIFVNNYYTAVWVDGTSMMPNLENFELGLMDSHADKIAKIDRFDIVIAYVDINQNGLDDDYPVIKRVIGLPGETIQIFDGGSDSENNELPDYIEVTKSDTSYRLEENFNNPFSSSTYRSMANYAISSPFTLGDDEFFLMGDNRGVSIDSRSFGAVEQSEIIGVLVWVYGRATRISTVTGSNNDLITNYDGRQVYWPWDIRYYG from the coding sequence ATGAAAGAAACTCTGGTTAATTCTTCAGAAATTGAAGCAAAGATAAAGTCGCCTAAACGCCCTACCTATCGTCGGGTTATTTCGGCGATATTTTATTCCGTGCTAACTATCGTTATTATTTTTTCTTCGCTTTCAATTTTTGTTAACAACTATTATACGGCTGTTTGGGTGGACGGAACTTCGATGATGCCTAATCTAGAAAACTTCGAATTGGGATTAATGGATTCTCATGCGGATAAGATTGCTAAAATCGACCGTTTTGATATAGTTATCGCTTATGTCGACATTAACCAAAACGGACTTGACGATGACTATCCGGTGATTAAAAGGGTAATTGGATTACCGGGTGAAACCATCCAAATCTTTGATGGTGGCAGCGATAGTGAAAACAACGAGCTTCCAGATTATATTGAAGTGACTAAGAGCGATACTTCATATCGTCTTGAGGAAAATTTTAATAATCCTTTTTCGTCATCGACTTATCGTTCAATGGCAAATTATGCCATTTCGTCTCCCTTCACTTTAGGGGATGATGAGTTTTTCCTTATGGGCGACAACCGCGGAGTCAGCATCGATTCCCGAAGTTTTGGCGCGGTGGAGCAAAGTGAGATAATCGGCGTGCTTGTTTGGGTATACGGCCGGGCAACGCGAATAAGCACAGTCACAGGTTCTAACAATGATTTAATAACCAATTACGACGGCCGCCAAGTGTATTGGCCGTGGGATATACGCTATTATGGTTAA